The Rhodococcus rhodochrous DNA window GGGACGGCCCGCCGTCGGTGACTCGGACGGCCCCGCCGTCAGTGATTCGGACGGCCCGCCGTCAGTGACCCAGGCGGCCACGCCCGAGGCGGAGCAGCAGCATCGCCAGGGTGTGGCCTTCCTGGCCCAGCTCGCTGAACCGCTCGAGGACCTTCATCTCGCGGCTGTGCACGAGACGGGTACCGCCGGACGCCATGCGGGTACGCCCGATCATGCGGGAGACCTCGGTGCGGCGCTTGACCGCGGCCAGGATCTCGGCGTCGAGACGATCGATCTCCTTGCGGAGCTCCTCGATCTCGGCCTCGGTGGGCACTCCGGTGTCGTCGGCCGCGGCCGGTGTTCCGGCGTTCGCCTGGCCCGGCTCGCCGGAAAGGGAAGAATCGATGTGCGTGCTCATGTCGTCTCCTCGCATCTGCTCTGAAGGATCGCCCGTATGGGAGCGGCTGTTACCGGTATCGGGTCGGGCCGGCGGTCGGGAATCGACAGCGACAACCGGAACTCGATCCGAGCGTGCAAAGGACAGAAGACATGGACTCCAGTTTGCCACTCACCCTGCAGGCCCTGCCACTCGGCTTGATCGACTGTGTGGTCCGGATCCGTTGTCCGAACGGTCCGGTAGTTTGGTGAAACGATGAACACTCCCGTCGCGCTCGCAAACTCCCGCCCCGGATCCGATGCTCTTCTCGAAGGGCTCAATCCGCAGCAGCGGGAAGCGGTCACGCACGAAGGGGCCCCGCTGCTGATCGTCGCGGGCGCGGGCTCCGGCAAGACTGCGGTGCTCACCCGTCGCATCGCCTATCTGCTGGCCGAGCGCGGCGTCGTCCCTGGTCAGGTGCTCGCCATCACCTTCACCAACAAGGCCGCGGCCGAGATGCGCGAGCGGGTGGCGGCCCTGGTGGGGCCGCGCGCGAATGCAATGTGGGTCTCGACCTTCCACTCGAGCTGCGTCCGGATCCTGCGCGCGCAGGCGGGTCTGCTCCAGGGCATGAATTCGAATTTCACAATCTACGACGCCGACGATTCCCGTCGTCTGCTCACGATGATCGCGAAGGATCTCGAACTCGACAGCAAGAAGTACTCCGCCCGGTTGCTGTCCACACAGATCTCGAACCTCAAGAACGAACTGATCGGACCGGAGGAGGCCGCCCACGAGGCGGAGACCGATTCGGCGGCCACCGAACTCACCCGCGTCGTCGCCCGGGTCTACGCGCACTACCAGCAGCGCCTGCGCACGGCGAACGCCTTCGACTTCGACGATCTCATCGGCGAGACGGTGGCGTTGCTGCAGGCGCACCCGCAGGTCGCCGAGTACTACCGACGCCGGTTCCGTCACGTGCTGGTCGACGAGTACCAGGACACCAACCACGCGCAGTACGTGCTGGTGCGCACCCTCGTGGGCGATCCGGAGGAGGAATCCGCCGTCCCCCCGAGCGAACTGTGCGTGGTGGGCGACGCCGACCAGTCGATCTACGCCTTCCGCGGCGCCACGATCCGCAACATCGAAGAATTCGAGCGCGACTATCCGCAGGCCCGCACGATCCTGCTCGAACAGAACTACCGCTCCACCCAGAACATCCTGTCGGCGGCCAATTCCGTCATCTCCAAGAACACGGGTCGCCGCGAGAAGCGGCTGTGGACGGATTCGGGCGAGGGCGAACTCATCACCGGTTACGTCGCCGACAACGAGCACGACGAGGCGCGCTTCGTCGCTGCCGAGATCGATCGGCTCGTCGACGGCGGCGACACCACCTACTCCGACATCGCGGTGTTCTACCGCACCAACAATGCCTCCCGCGCGTTCGAGGACGTCTTCATCCGGCACGGTGTGCCCTACAAGGTCGTCGGCGGTGTGCGGTTCTACGAGCGCAAGGAGGTGCGCGACATCGTCGCGTACCTGAAGGTGCTCGACAACCCCGACGACACGGTGAGTCTGCGCCGCATCCTCAACACCCCTCGTCGCGGTATCGGCGATCGCGCCGAGGCGTGTGTGGCGGTGCACGCCGAGCGGCTCGGCGTCAGCTTCGGGCAGGCCCTCGTCGACGCCGCAGCCGGCAAGGTCGCGCTGCTGAACACGCGGGCGCAGAAGGCGATCGCCGGTTTCGCCGAGATGATGGACGATCTGCGGGCGATGCTCGTCGCGAGCGACGCCGACGGCAACGACATGGTCGACATCGGAGACGTCGTCGAGGCGATCCTCGAACGTACCGGATACAGCGCCGAGTTGTCGGCGAGCGACGACCCGCAGGACGGCGCCCGTCTCGACAATCTCCACGAACTCGTCAGCGTGGCAAGGGAATTCAGCGCCGACGTCCGCAACGCTGCCGGGATCGTCGACGACGAACGCGAAGAGGGCGATCCCGAACCGGGATCGCTCGCGGCGTTCCTCGAGAAGGTCTCGCTCGTCGCCGACGCCGACCAGATCCCGGAGAACGAGGCCGGTGTGGTCACGCTGATGACGTTGCACACCGCGAAGGGCCTCGAGTTCCCGGTCGTCTTCGTCACCGGTTGGGAGGACGGCCAGTTCCCACACATGCGTGCCCTGGGTGATCCGGCCGAACTGTCCGAGGAGCGGCGACTCGCGTATGTCGGCATCACGCGCGCCCGGCGTCGTCTCTATCTCACGCGCGCCGTGCTGCGGTCGTCCTGGGGTCAGCCCCTCACCAACCCGGAATCCCGCTTCCTGCAAGAGATCCCGCAGCACCTCATCGACTGGCGGCGTCTCGAGCCCACACCCGCGCGCGGGCAGGCGATCGGCTCGGGCACCGGTTCGCGGTTCGGTGCGGGTGAGCGGCGCGGTTCGTCGGGCACACCGAGTTTCGGTGCGGCGCGCGGACGCAACAACCAGCTGGTGCTCGATGTCGGCGACCGCGTCAGCCACGACAAGTACGGTCTCGGAACGGTTCTCGAAACTCGGGGCTCGGGCCCCACGGCCACCGTCGTGATCGACTTCGGCAGTGCCGGCAAGGTGCGGCTGATGCTCGTCGGCGGTGTGCCGATGATCAAGCTGTGATGCCCTGAAAGCCTGTGGCAGGCGCGGATTCGCACGAAAGAGCGGGTCCGCGCCGAAACGGGGAAGAGGGTGGAACGGGACGCAGCGCCGAACGTACGGCGGCGAGGTCGGTCAGTCGCGCTGGATGCCGAGGGCGATACCGCGGGTGGCGAGCCACGGGACGGGGTCGATCTTGTCGACGCCGTTGAGGTGCACCTCGAAGTGCAGGTGCGGGCCCGTGGAGAAACCGCGGTTGCCCATGGTGGCGATCTGGTCGCCGGCCATGACGTGCTGACCCACGGTCACCAGCGACTGGTCGATGTGCCCGTACACGGTGACGGTGCCGTCGGTGTGGAGGAGCCGGACCCACATGCCGAAGCCGGAGGCCGGACCGGAATCGATGACCTCACCGTCGGCGACCGCGAGGATCGGGGTTCCGATGGGACCTGCGATGTCGACGCCGGCGTGGAGGGTGCCCCAGCGGGCGCCGAAGTTCGAGGTGAACGATCCCACGGCGGGGAGGACGAAGAGGGGGCGACGGGCCGCGGCCTCGCGCGCAGCGCGTTCCTCGCTGAACCGCTGGCCCTTGGCCAGGAGATTCGAGAACTGCGACAGGTCGTTCGGGTCGGCGATGTTGAGCACCTGCGGGGCCTGCGAGGGCTGGGCGTCGGCGCTCGGCGCGAACTGCGCTGCCTGGGGCACTGCGGTGGCCGTGATGATCGAAGAATCGGCTTCGCCGGCGGCGAGAGCGACCTCGGAGTGCTCGGTGTTCTGTCCCGGACCGCCGTTGGCTGCGGCCTGACCCGCGGCGACCACGGCGCCTGCGGCGACCGCGAAGACCGCGGCGCGACCCTTGAGGGCGGTGGGGGGAGTGGGAAGTCGATGGGCTCCACCGCGGGATGCGGGAGCGGTGACGTCGGTGCTCTCGTCGGGACGGTCCTGCGCGAAACGGTTGTCGCGGACTGCGTGCCCGAAAGAGTCGGAGTAGTAGGTGGGCTCGGGACCGGGGCCGGTGTTGCGGAAGTCCATCGTGGCGGCTTCCCAGGCGTTCCAGTCTTCGGGTGCCGATTCGGGACGGCGGATTCGGCTCTCGGCACTCGGGTTACCAGAGCGCATCGCCATCCTCCGTTCGTGACCTCATCGTTACTTCGACCAGGCGACGGTAACGAAGCGATCGCAGGGGTGGCAAGCCGTAGTTCGTCCGGCGGACGTTATGTGAGTGGCATCACAGTGCAAACCGGGGCAAATTGGGACATGCCCCAGCGGGCGGCGTCCCAAACACTGTTTTCCGACATGTCACGAGTCCGTTGCGCCGCGTTCGCGCGGGATCCGGTGTCGGCGGGCCAGGGGGTACCTGTCATCCTGAACCGAGTGCTCCGCTCGAACGTGGCGTCGGCCACGTCCCGGGAGGGGAACTGCGAAGTCGTTCCCGGACCTACGCGCGCGTGACCTGTGCCACATGGGACTGCCGCGCGTGATCCGCGGCCCGGCCGAGAAACTAGAGTCCGAAACGGCCCGCTCGATACCCCGGAGCGGGCGTGAACGCAGACGAGACGGTGAGCAGATGGATCTCTTCGAATATCAGGCGAAGGAACTCTTCGCCAAGCATGACGTGCCGACGTCGGCCGGCCGTGTTACCGACACTGTCGCCGGTGCCCGCGAGATCGCGGAAGAAATCGGCAAGCCGGTGATGGTCAAGGCCCAGGTCAAGGTCGGCGGCCGCGGCAAGGCCGGTGGCGTGAAGTACGCCGCCACCGCAGACGACGCGCAGACCCACGCCGAGAACATCCTCGGCCTCGACATCAAGGGTCACATCGTCAAGAAGCTCCTGGTCGCCGAGGCCAGCGACATCGCGGAGGAGTACTACATCTCCTTCCTGCTCGACCGCACCAACCGCACCTACCTGGCCATGTGCTCGGTCGAGGGCGGCATGGAGATCGAAGAGGTCGCCGCCACCAAGCCGGAGCGCCTCGCCAAGGTTGCCGTCGACGCCGTCAAGGGCGTCGACCTCGCGTTCGCGCGCGAGATCGCCGAGAAGGGTCACCTGCCCGCCGAGGTCCTCGACGCCGCGGCCGTGACCATTCAGAAGCTGTGGGAGGTCTTCGTCAAGGAAGACGCTCTCCTCGTGGAGGTCAACCCCCTCGTCCGCACCCCGGACGACCAGATCCTCGCCCTCGACGGCAAGGTCACCCTGGATGCCAACGCCGACTTCCGTCAGCCCGGCCACGCCGAGTTCGAGGACAAGGACGCCACGGATCCGCTCGAGCTCAAGGCCAAGGAGAACGACCTCAACTACGTCAAGCTCGACGGCGAGGTCGGCATCATCGGTAACGGCGCCGGCCTGGTCATGTCGACCCTCGACGTCGTCGCCTACGCAGGCGAGAAGCACGGCGGCGTCAAGCCCGCCAACTTCCTCGACATCGGTGGCGGCGCCTCCGCAGCCGTCATGGCCGCCGGTCTCGACGTCATCCTGAACGACGCCCAGGTCAAGAGCGTGTTCGTCAACGTCTTCGGTGGCATCACCGCGTGCGACGCGGTCGCGAACGGCATCGTCAAGGCCCTCGAGATCCTCGGCGACGAGGCCAACAAGCCGCTGGTCGTCCGCCTCGACGGCAACAACGTCGACGAGGGTCGCCGCATCCTCGCCGAGGCCAACCACCCGCTGGTCACGGTCGTCGCCACCATGGACGAGGCTGCCGACAAGGCGGCCGAACTCGCCTTCGCAGCGAAGTAAAGGGACACACAGAACAATGGCAATCTTCCTTACCAAGGATTCCAAGGTCATCGTCCAGGGCATCACCGGCGGCGAGGGCACCAAGCACACCGCGCTCATGCTCAAGGCCGGCACCCAGGTCGTCGGCGGCGTGAACGCCCGCAAGGCCGGCACGACGGTCTCGCACACCGACAAGGACGGCAACCCGGTCGAGCTCCCCGTCTTCGGCTCCGTCGCCGAGGCCATCAAGGAGACCGGCGCCGACGTCTCGATCGCGTTCGTTCCCCCGGCCTTCTCGAAGGACGCCATCGTCGAGGCCATCGACGCGGAGATCCCGCTGCTCGTGGTCATCACCGAGGGCATCCCCGTGCAGGACTCCGCCTACGCCTGGGCCTACAACGTCCAGAAGGGCAACAAGACCCGCATCATCGGTCCCAACTGCCCCGGCATCATCACCCCGGGTGAGGCGCTCGTCGGCATCACCCCGGCGAACATCGCCGGCAAGGGCCCGGTCGGCCTCGTCTCCAAGTCGGGCACCCTGACCTACCAGATGATGTTCGAGCTGCGCGAGTACGGCTTCTCGACCGCCATCGGCATCGGCGGCGACCCGGTCATCGGCACCACCCACATCGACGCCATCGAGGCGTTCGAGAAGGACCCGGAGACCAAGGTCATCGTCATGATCGGCGAGATCGGCGGCGACGCCGAGGAGCGCGCGGCCGATTACATCAAGGCCAACGTGACCAAGCCGGTCGTAGGCTACGTCGCGGGCTTCACCGCTCCCGAGGGCAAGACCATGGGCCACGCCGGCGCCATCGTCTCGGGCTCCTCGGGCACCGCTCAGGCCAAGAAGGACGCTCTCGAGGCGGCCGGCGTGAAGGTCGGCAAGACGCCGTCCGAGACCGCTGCGCTCGCTCGCGAGATCCTGCAGTCGCTCTGACAGCAGCGTCACCTTCCGTGCGCGCCTTCCGGTGGCTCCGGCCATCGGGAGGCGCGCACGCGCTTTTCCGGTGTGGATCCGGTCAGATGTCGATCCAGTCGACTCCCGCGGGTTCGAGTTCGCCCGCCCCGGACGTCAACGACGCCACCCACCCCTCCAGTTCGCTCCGCTCGCGCCCGGCGACGGTGAGGACGACCCGGTCCGCATAAGCGACGTCGAGCACCGCGACCCCGCGCCCGCGCAGTTCCGCCTCCACGCGACCCGCCTCGCCGTGATCGATCGCGAGGGTGAACTTCTCCTGCTGCCTGCGCTCGACGAGGGGCGCCTCGTCCAGTGCCGTCGCGACCGCACCCGAGTACGCGCGCACCAGCCCGCCCGCGCCGAGCTTGATCCCCCCGAACCACCGGGTCACCACCACCGCGACGTTCACGAGATCCCGGTGGTGCAGGACCTGCAGCATCGGGATGCCGGCCGTGCCGCCCGGCTCCCCGTCGTCGCTCGACCGCTCGGCACGCGCCGCCGGGGCGTCACCCACCACGAACGCCCAGCAATGGTGTCGGGCATCGGGATACAGTCGGCGTTGTTCGTCGACGAAGGCGAGCGCGGCGTCGGCCGTGTCGACACGACGAACCGCCGCGAGGAAACGCGAGTGCTTCACCTCCGTCTCGACCACGACGTCGGGGCCCGGGGCGAGAGTGTGCGGCATGGACCCCATTCTCTCGGGTAGTCCCTAGGCTGTTGACTGCAGGACGAGTGACCGACACACACCGATCGACGGCAGGAGAATCGATGACATTCCCCGCAGGCGCATCCGCTCAGAGCAAGGTGGTGCCGTTGCTGCTGCCACTCGCGGTGGCCGTGCTCGGTGCCGTGAACTTCCTGCTCGGCCTCACACCCTTCGTGAACATCACCTTCGGCTCGCAGGTGGCGCTCACGTCCTTCGATTTCGGCTTCGCCGTCGTGCCGCTGGCCTTCCTGCTCTTCGGCGGTGTGAGCGCGGCACTGTCGCTGCTCCCCGGCCAGGACCTGCGTGCCGTGGCCGTCGCGGCGTCGGGCGTCGGTTTCGTGACATCCCTGTTCCAGCTGTTCCATCTGCCCGAGGACACCGGGATCGCGTGGGGCGGCGTGACGATCCTCGTCCTCGGTTTCCTGCAGTTCGCGCTGGCGCTCGTCGCGCTGCTGTTCGGCCTCGGCATCCTCGTGTCCGGCCGGTCGGGTGAGCGGAGTTCCTTCGGGTCGCAGCAGGGCGCCGGGCAGTACCAGGGATTCGGGTCCGGTGCGGGAACCGGTCAGCCGCAGGGCTCCGGTTCGCCGCAGGGATACGGTTCGCCGCAGGGTTACGGCCCGCAGGGATACGGCCAGCCCTACGGCTCGCAGCAGGGAGTCACCGGAGGGCAGTCCCAGTTCGGTGCGCCGCATCCCGGCCATCAGGCGTATCCCGGACAGCAGACGTCGGGGGAGTACTCCGGCGCGCAGCAGTATTCGGGGTCGCAGCAGTACGCCGGGTCGCAGCAGTACGCCGGGTCCCAGCAGTATCCGGGCGCTCAGCAGTACGGCGGGCAGCAGTACAGCGGTTCCCAGCAGTTCCCCGGTTCCCAGCAGTTCCCGGGTGCTCAGCAGTACGGCGGGGGAGCGCAGTATCCCGGTGCCCAGCAGTACGGCGGACAGCAGTACCCCGGTGCGCAGCCGACCCAGCAGTACCCGATCCAGGAACCGCACGGCGCTCAGGACTCGACGGACCACACCGACACGCGGGCGGACGGCACAGCCACGCGGGCGGACGGCACAGCCACGCGGGCGGACGGCACAGTCACATGGGCGGACGGCACAGTGTCCGATGACGACACGACGGGCACGGAACGTCGCGAGGAGACCGGGACCACTGCGACCGGCGACCAGGACGCCACGCAGGCGTTCCGCGCACCGGACGACCAGCGGTGATCGGCGCGCCTGACACCACGATCGCCGTGTCGGTGACACTCTCGAACCGATGACTTCGACGCTCGGCCGGTCCACCCGGCACGTTCCCACCGACGACGACAGCCTGGACCCGGAGCGGTTCCGCATCCTGCTCGGTACTGCGGCCCGCGTTCCGGCGGTGACGCTCGCCGTCGTGGCCACCATCGTGGTGACGACGATGGTCGTCGCCAACAGCGATCTCACCGGCATCTACGCCGCGATCGC harbors:
- a CDS encoding chorismate mutase, with the translated sequence MSTHIDSSLSGEPGQANAGTPAAADDTGVPTEAEIEELRKEIDRLDAEILAAVKRRTEVSRMIGRTRMASGGTRLVHSREMKVLERFSELGQEGHTLAMLLLRLGRGRLGH
- a CDS encoding M23 family metallopeptidase, translating into MAMRSGNPSAESRIRRPESAPEDWNAWEAATMDFRNTGPGPEPTYYSDSFGHAVRDNRFAQDRPDESTDVTAPASRGGAHRLPTPPTALKGRAAVFAVAAGAVVAAGQAAANGGPGQNTEHSEVALAAGEADSSIITATAVPQAAQFAPSADAQPSQAPQVLNIADPNDLSQFSNLLAKGQRFSEERAAREAAARRPLFVLPAVGSFTSNFGARWGTLHAGVDIAGPIGTPILAVADGEVIDSGPASGFGMWVRLLHTDGTVTVYGHIDQSLVTVGQHVMAGDQIATMGNRGFSTGPHLHFEVHLNGVDKIDPVPWLATRGIALGIQRD
- the pcrA gene encoding DNA helicase PcrA, which codes for MNTPVALANSRPGSDALLEGLNPQQREAVTHEGAPLLIVAGAGSGKTAVLTRRIAYLLAERGVVPGQVLAITFTNKAAAEMRERVAALVGPRANAMWVSTFHSSCVRILRAQAGLLQGMNSNFTIYDADDSRRLLTMIAKDLELDSKKYSARLLSTQISNLKNELIGPEEAAHEAETDSAATELTRVVARVYAHYQQRLRTANAFDFDDLIGETVALLQAHPQVAEYYRRRFRHVLVDEYQDTNHAQYVLVRTLVGDPEEESAVPPSELCVVGDADQSIYAFRGATIRNIEEFERDYPQARTILLEQNYRSTQNILSAANSVISKNTGRREKRLWTDSGEGELITGYVADNEHDEARFVAAEIDRLVDGGDTTYSDIAVFYRTNNASRAFEDVFIRHGVPYKVVGGVRFYERKEVRDIVAYLKVLDNPDDTVSLRRILNTPRRGIGDRAEACVAVHAERLGVSFGQALVDAAAGKVALLNTRAQKAIAGFAEMMDDLRAMLVASDADGNDMVDIGDVVEAILERTGYSAELSASDDPQDGARLDNLHELVSVAREFSADVRNAAGIVDDEREEGDPEPGSLAAFLEKVSLVADADQIPENEAGVVTLMTLHTAKGLEFPVVFVTGWEDGQFPHMRALGDPAELSEERRLAYVGITRARRRLYLTRAVLRSSWGQPLTNPESRFLQEIPQHLIDWRRLEPTPARGQAIGSGTGSRFGAGERRGSSGTPSFGAARGRNNQLVLDVGDRVSHDKYGLGTVLETRGSGPTATVVIDFGSAGKVRLMLVGGVPMIKL
- the sucC gene encoding ADP-forming succinate--CoA ligase subunit beta; this encodes MDLFEYQAKELFAKHDVPTSAGRVTDTVAGAREIAEEIGKPVMVKAQVKVGGRGKAGGVKYAATADDAQTHAENILGLDIKGHIVKKLLVAEASDIAEEYYISFLLDRTNRTYLAMCSVEGGMEIEEVAATKPERLAKVAVDAVKGVDLAFAREIAEKGHLPAEVLDAAAVTIQKLWEVFVKEDALLVEVNPLVRTPDDQILALDGKVTLDANADFRQPGHAEFEDKDATDPLELKAKENDLNYVKLDGEVGIIGNGAGLVMSTLDVVAYAGEKHGGVKPANFLDIGGGASAAVMAAGLDVILNDAQVKSVFVNVFGGITACDAVANGIVKALEILGDEANKPLVVRLDGNNVDEGRRILAEANHPLVTVVATMDEAADKAAELAFAAK
- the sucD gene encoding succinate--CoA ligase subunit alpha, coding for MAIFLTKDSKVIVQGITGGEGTKHTALMLKAGTQVVGGVNARKAGTTVSHTDKDGNPVELPVFGSVAEAIKETGADVSIAFVPPAFSKDAIVEAIDAEIPLLVVITEGIPVQDSAYAWAYNVQKGNKTRIIGPNCPGIITPGEALVGITPANIAGKGPVGLVSKSGTLTYQMMFELREYGFSTAIGIGGDPVIGTTHIDAIEAFEKDPETKVIVMIGEIGGDAEERAADYIKANVTKPVVGYVAGFTAPEGKTMGHAGAIVSGSSGTAQAKKDALEAAGVKVGKTPSETAALAREILQSL
- a CDS encoding IMPACT family protein; this encodes MPHTLAPGPDVVVETEVKHSRFLAAVRRVDTADAALAFVDEQRRLYPDARHHCWAFVVGDAPAARAERSSDDGEPGGTAGIPMLQVLHHRDLVNVAVVVTRWFGGIKLGAGGLVRAYSGAVATALDEAPLVERRQQEKFTLAIDHGEAGRVEAELRGRGVAVLDVAYADRVVLTVAGRERSELEGWVASLTSGAGELEPAGVDWIDI
- a CDS encoding DUF5336 domain-containing protein, with product MTFPAGASAQSKVVPLLLPLAVAVLGAVNFLLGLTPFVNITFGSQVALTSFDFGFAVVPLAFLLFGGVSAALSLLPGQDLRAVAVAASGVGFVTSLFQLFHLPEDTGIAWGGVTILVLGFLQFALALVALLFGLGILVSGRSGERSSFGSQQGAGQYQGFGSGAGTGQPQGSGSPQGYGSPQGYGPQGYGQPYGSQQGVTGGQSQFGAPHPGHQAYPGQQTSGEYSGAQQYSGSQQYAGSQQYAGSQQYPGAQQYGGQQYSGSQQFPGSQQFPGAQQYGGGAQYPGAQQYGGQQYPGAQPTQQYPIQEPHGAQDSTDHTDTRADGTATRADGTATRADGTVTWADGTVSDDDTTGTERREETGTTATGDQDATQAFRAPDDQR